TGGTACATGATACTCGAGCTTCTCAGTCAACGAGCAGAGCAAATCTGAAGAGATATTGGAGATTACAATGATGAACTCTTCAAGTTGGTTCATTtcgacaaaaaaaattacaccatTGGAAGCACAATTTAACCATGTGAATTCTTCAAAGCCATGGCAGAATTAGATCAGAAGTTTCCAATCCTACTTATTTGCAAATACCCATATGATCTGCATTCTGAAGAGAGAGCCTTTTTGAGGAGACCTTCACTAGAAGCTGCAGGTATTTTCACATTATGCATTCAGAAAGGCAACTAAACCTATTAACTGACAGAGTTGGTTAGGAAAAAACATAGAAAGTGACCAAAAAAAGCATTTGACATATCCAAAGAAAATTTTGCAAATTCCAGTGAACTGATATGAAAAACCAACATTATGTTCAATTACAGAGTTCATTCCTGATATGAGATATTTGAGAACCAAATAAAGCATGGACAATTTTCTACATGTAATTATTACCaatcatcaaaagaaaaataaataaaaatagatgtCAGGTTACAGTTAATgctgttaaattactacttgtcccaaaagtttaagcttataggaagagataaatttaatcacttaattattattttaacactctcccttacgtgtgggcttaaactccctttaataggtgaagcctaatacatgaaatatttaatttaaataggggtGATTTGACaaagtcaaggttcgatcccaagacttttgactctgataccatgttaaatcatcgcttgtcctaaaagcttaagcttataaaaagagatacatttaattacttaatcattattttaacaaatactAAGACATATTCCTTAAGAAGGCAAATGATATGACCTCAAGATACATTATTAAGACCAAAAACCCAAGCAATGGAAGATTAGTACATTAGATGAAGAAAATCTTAATGCAATGAAACACCAGTAACTGATATATAACTGTATACATGCTAAAATATGAACATGAAATTTAAAATAGGGCATCACTAATTTCATTACTGAAAAATGTGCAGATACCAATATGGTCCAACGGTGTGAAAAGATATGATACTGATTACAAAACaggaaaattggaaaaagatCTCACTCAAGACTCACCATTTCCTAAGAAGGGATTGATATTAGCAGTTTGGTTATCAGCAAAGAAACTACTAAATGGTGAACATTCATCTCAATAGACATACAAATAAGAGAGCATTTAAGTGTCTTTCCTACATATAACTACTTTATCAGAAGGTGAGTGCAATTTGCACAGGCATCATACTGCCAGGAACGTTTTgcttttcctcttttcttctttactttccCATAGAATAGGCAGGACAATGTTACGAATTGAAATTTTAAGTTAAGATGCCCTGCAGCACCAACAATGCAGCTGCTACTGCCTATCTGAAGTCATATGCTCACTCAATTGAGAGTTGGTCAACCTCCTAAGACAAATAAAAATCTTCTATAAAGgaaatgtgtatatatatatatataatcaacttcatacaaaaagaaaggaatttAACCATCCAAAGGGAAAGGAATTTTACCTAAATTCAAGATTCCAGGTGCCGTGTAGATATCAACATACCTTTTGAACCCGATTTGTCAACCTTGTCATTGCACTTTTCAATTTAGAGTATCATTAACTACATAATACAAAATTTCAATGTGCTGAACCATTAATTTGAATGGGTTCAGTTATTACATAATACAAAAAAGTATGTGGTGAGTTCATACCTTTTCACATAATACAAAAAGGTTTAGTGTATCATATCCAAAATTTTTAGTGCTTAACATTGGGGTAGTAAGAGTAAGACTTGCCAGAAAGTTTCAAATCCATATAATGGGTCTCAGCCAATAGCACAATTGCAAATCCTACATCAAGTAACTCTAAACTTTCCGCAGGAACTGTCATACTGGCTTAAAATCCattattattggcttaaataagACTAAATGTAATCCATTAGGCAAAACCAACCACAAACATCAATCTAACTGATATGAGTGTCAATGATTTTAATGTACACAGCCTAAAAGGAGAACCTTCCCTAGTTGGCCTCTTCATAAGCCTCACTCCACTTTCCATTCACAAaactaaactaccaaaattttgCCTTTTCACTTCCAGCTCCATCTAGAACCAACCCACAATTGAATTCACAAGCTACGAGCAGAATTCAAATATGTTACGGTTCAGCTAAAAAATTAATACCCAAATCCACAAGCCgatagaagggaaaaaaaaacccCCCACAAACCTGGGTTTTGCATCGTCGGTCAGTGGTTGTTGACGGTGAAAACCCACAAACCAAAAAGCCTGCGAGATCGACGGAAAACCCAGAAGCAAAACCCACTGCTCTATCATTTGTGTCTCCGACGGTGGTAAGAGAACGGACGGAGTCAGAAATGGAGAAGAGGGAGAAGTATCGATTTCCCTCCTCTTCtcctcttatatttttttctaaaaaataaataaataaattgacatgTCATTGCTGACTGTGCGTGCCACGTCACCCGAGTCATCGTCTACGATAGAGCAGCAAAAAAACATGGATAAGAGTGATGAGTGAGCCAAATCCATCACCCCCCTTGAAATCTCTCTGCGTCTCTCTGAAGAAAACAACAATGGCAGCTGCCTCTGCAGTTGTAAAGCCCTACTCCTACCCCATATGCTCAACTTCAAACTCCCCTCTGAAATCCACAGCCCCCCCATTCCCTCACAAGCATAACCAGCTCTCTCTCAGGAGAGAGATAATCTTGAAAGGTCTTTCTCTGCTTCCTCTTCTTGAGTTGAAGCAGCCGCGTCCTTCTTCAGCGGCTAAAGAGATCGAGGTTGGGTCCTTCCTCCCACCTTCCCCTTCCGACCCTTCCTTCGTCTTCTTCAAAGCCTCTCCCAAAGACACCCCTGCTCTTCGCGCAGGTCTTTCTTTCGTTAAATTCCTTTCTAATTTATCTTCTCTTCATTCATGGCTTCAATATAATGTTACTACCCTACGTTGATCTTACTTAACTTgcttatttatttcaaaactttGTATGTTGCGTAATCTTCagtaatcacagaaaacaactATACCCTTTTCCTTTAGATAAATTAATTATCCAACGTTTTTCTATGATACTTTCAATTACTctgtttttcttatatatatatgttaatgatACTTGGGATTTAGTTCTTTGCAGGAAATGTGCAACCCTACCAGTTCATCATCCCACCAACTTGGAAACAGACAAGAGTAGCAAACATATTGTCTGGCAATTACTGCCAACCCAAATGTGCAGAGCCTTGGGTGGAGGTGAAATTTGAAGATGAGAAACAGGGGAAAATCCAAGTAGTGGCTTCACCTTTGATACGCCTCACCAATAAGCCCAATGCATCAATTGAAGAAATTGGGAGCCCTGAGAAGTTGATTGCTTCTCTTGGCCCTTTTGTTACTGGAAATACATATGATCCGGACGAACTCCTTGAGACACAGGTTGAAAAGCTTGGTGATCAGACGGTACAATTCTTTTTACTATACTGCTTACCATATGATTTACAATCTTAATTCTCCTCGAATTTTTGCTTACaagaaggtaaaaaaaaaaaaaaaaaactagaaataggATATACATTATATACCATTTAAggaattgaattgaaatttgttTCAGTTTATGTTAGATCCAGATGAAATTCCTTAAAGTAGGGCAATGGAGACAAAATTATCATGATTCTGTGATGTGCAAATATTTTATCAGATGAATAACACTGCCAATATTGCTTCAGATTCATATTTCAGAGAtgtttgcttatgaatgaagCTCACTGCACTACTTTGTTATCACATATATTTGGGAAGGATGTTAAACTTGTTGTAATACAACGccctaaatgatatgatattctcTACTTGCGCCAAGCCTGCACGGTTTTAGTGTTGGGTTTATCTTTAAAAGGTCTCATATCATTTAGAGAGagcatattttatataaacacatcatcttttccacaCCCAGataatgtgggacgtcacaatcaccccctcttgggactcagcgtcctcgctggcgaccctcgTCGGCTTATGTATGCTCCCCCCATCTTAGATTGGGCTATGGttttgataccatatgtaacaccccgTCCTAAATGATATGAAATTGTCCGCTTTTGACCAAGCCCGCACGATTTTAGTGTTGGATTTACCCTCAAAATGCCTCATACTATTTAGAGAGagcatattccatataaacacattcATTTAGGACAGAGTGTTACACATTAAGTCTCCGGTGCATGTTGACAATGAGAGATATCAAAAGTTAAagcttattaaaatttaaaactgacACGGATTGCTTCTTAAATTTATAGTAAGTTATCTAACAACAGATATAATTGTTTGTattccatttcttctttctttctttctttctttctttttgttatcCTTTCAAAAGAAGTTAAATCTGTTGGCAATAATTGCAAACTTTTCTCATTTTGGTGTTTACAGTATTACAAATATGTGCTTGAGACTCCTTTTGCTTTGACGGGTTCACACAATCTTGCAAAGGCAACAGCAAAGGGGAATACCGTTGTCTTATTTGTAGTCAGTGCAAATGATAAACAGTGGCCAACATCTGAGAAAACCTTAAAAGCCATGCTTGATTCCTTTCAGGTGTAGCTCTTCCTCAATCTGTTTACTTTTGATTTCTACATGTTCCATTTCCCCTGATTtgaacagaagaaaaaaaaaaggtgacatCTACATGTACACTGAACCAGAAAAGCATATCATCAATTATTGAGAGTTTTTTGATCCTTCGATGTTAGTCTCCAAACTGTATAAAATTGTAGCTAACATTTTAGTTATGTTTATGTGGATGATTGAGTTATACATAGATTCTTTTTTCAGATCATTGGAATCATCTCGTTGTAATTTGTGCCAATTCGAATACTTTAATCTAAGATTCATACATCCGCTCTAAGAAAACCTATGGAAAATAATTGATAAAAGAGTAACATTTTATTGGGGTCCTTTAAATGAGGAAATGAGTAAATTAGAATCAATGGTTTTGGCTAAAGTTTACTATTTTTTTCCAGTTTTGTTGAGAAGATGGATAAAACCTAGTGATCCAGGATAAATTTCTTTATCGTGAACATTGAATGATGGAATTGTGTTGTGGATCTGGTGAAAGAAGTGTAGAACACTTGGAGCGGCTCCCAGTAAAAAATTTCTTGTTTGTTCCCTTTTTAATCGGATGGAAACTATGTGTAGAGCAAACCAATGCCCAACTCCTTGCCATATTTTTACCGTctaatttaaccctaaattctAACGGTAGCGATGAACGTTGTAAAAGTGTCAAAACATCAATGGGGtaagttttttcctttataaTTCTTTATTGAAGTCTTCAATTGGTAAACTTtcaaaattgcaaaatttttagTTGGGTGAAACCCATGTGTAAAAAAGGAAACGAAAATGCCAACTGCTTGCCACATGTTAACCATGTGATTTAACCATAAACCCTAATGATAGCAATGATATTACCAAATTTCTAAACATgaaaattttacataaaaatttttaagttttaaggaTATGATTACAAAGTGTCAAAATATAAGGAgcaagtaaagttttccctttaTCTTTCTTTATTAAAGTCTCCAATTGGTCAGCTTccaaaattgcaaattttttaactaGATGGAACTTATGTGTAAAATAGCAAACCAGAATGCCAACTGCCTACCATATATTTACTATTTGATTTAACCATAAACCGTAACGGTAGCAATGACATtgcaaaatttttaaacatgaaAATCCAACGTTACAAAACATCAAGTATATAATTGGACAAGTGTGAAAACATCAAGGAGGTAAGTACTAAATAGCCCACTCATATAGGAAAATACTAAGCTATCCCCAATCTAGGGATAAAGTGaaagtttatttagtttagacAAAGTGCTGTGATTTTTGTCTCAACCATGTCGCCTTTTGACAAAATATAAGCAAAGGTCAAGATTATCCAAGTGGTCAAATACACATTAGGGCATAAATTCGAATCCTGCAGTGAGAATGTATGCATGATTAGTGTAAACCATCATAAATCCACTGATGTCCTAAAAAAACTTAGTCAGGCTATGAGCCTATAGTTCAACCGAACTTGAGAAAACGCATCCGGTTCCACCATCTAAGccaattatttatcaaaaagaaaaagaaaaaaagataaacctTTGACATCATCCATCACCCAcacctccttttcttttttcaatactTGGGCAGGTGGTAGGATATTGAACCTTTGGCAGATGACCTGCTTTGTAGATAACCAATTGAATTACCATATGTAAATAACGAATGTTCCGCATGCTGATAAAACTATTTTTGATTGCAACAGGTAGAAAGAGCAACTATATTATGATTAAGATCTCTATACACGGCTTAATAAAACCATCTATCTGAAATCCCCCATTCTTTCCTGTACATCTCCCTAACATGAAGTAAATCAACCACCTGTATTTACAGGTACTTACATATCCCACCAAATATAGTCAGCGAAGACAGAAGCTTCCTTTTGTTCCACGGCAATCGGCTCCTCTTCAACAATCAGCAACACCACTACCAGTCTACCAGCCACCATTCTTTTTATCTACACCACCAGCACCTACTCtaataattacaattttcaCAATTGATGAACCTGTTGGTCATAGATATTAGAAGCTATGATAGGTGAAATGATCCTTGTCCTTCTGTTATGGCATATAAGAGCTTTTCTTTCATCCTCTCCTggaacaaacacaaacacacacaaaaaaaaaaaataaggaaaaataaatttttgttatgCTATTCTTAGCAGTTCGAATGAAAATGAATGCGAGAAACTTCTAGAATGCTATTCTACAGCAGTTCCGGTGAAAATGTAAGCTCGAAATCCAAGAGTTACTTTTGAAGAGTAAGCTGGTAGCTTAAGATAATTTGCACATGTCATCACACTAGGTAGGTCTGCGTCAGCCCAGTTGCTACAATGCTGTATAAACAGCCCGGACAATAAAGAAACAATCAGATAATAACTATAAGGAAGAGCAAAAGATAAATTGAGCAAATGAGGTGTCGCTGGTACTAACTTTTCGTACAATAGTCAACTTTGGACTGAGAGAGGCTAAACCTCCTGGAGGAAGCCTAGGTGCCCCAGTAACAAACTGCAGAAATGCTCGTCGCTGTCCATGGTCAAATTCTTGTATAATTTCCAGCAACTGAAATTGCAGAACATGTGAGTGATTTTCTACATTACGGATGCATATGttgatttaataaataaataaaaagatggaGTAAGAACACCGACATTGACAATGGGAGGACTGCTAGCTGTGTATCCATGATCAAACTTGATATGATCCAGGAGCTCATTGAACTGTTTAAAAGAATATGTTAAGACTTGGTAAAAATAATCAATACCCCAAGTAATTAGAGAAAAATTTAAGAGAGAAGAAACATACAGCCCAAGAATCACGTTCTCCACATAGTAAACGCTCTAGTTCCTCTTCAGTAAAAATCTGAAGATGTTCAATGGGGAAAACCTGAAAAACCAAATACAAAACCATTCACaaaatcaattatcatatcGGTCATAAAACATGAATAAaagatttatttgaaatttgtaTTGGAAGTGGGTAAATTCAACTCAACTAAAAAGGGGACCAAGAAAATACTTTAAGATGACAATCTCAATTGCCAGAACTTGGCTTGGAAGTGACAGAAGTAAACAAGTTTAACAGAGAATATGAACTACTGCCATATCTAAATTGAAATTCTAGGCTAAATTGGAATTCTAGTTTCAATGCTTTCAGGTCACCTTCTGTTACTTTGTGCATACAATAGAAACTGCAGTACTAAAAGAATATATGTCGAGCATTGGCTATGAAGGAGTTCAAATAGAAGTTTGGTTCTGAAGTGACAGGAGTAAATAAGCTGACCAGAGACTATAAACAACAACAGTGTAAAACTGAAGGTCGAGGACAAAATTGGGATTTCTCCTGCAATCAATTGGCTCCATTTACAGCTTATGTAGCACTTGAGAATCAATCATGGACATGAGGGCATCATACAAATTGAAGCCATCACCATAACAGATGTCAAAATATCAATTTCTGAAAGGACATGATGCTGTTTCAAATCTTTTGAGCGTGTAAGTCGATTTTTCCCAGGATGATAGAAATTCAtataggctgtgtttggcaatgaaaTAGAAAAAGGGAGTAGAATggaactgtagcagatttgattgatatgagagaaaaaagtaagaatattttgtataaaaaaatgaaaaaatttgttttgcagtgatttttttatttgaataataataaaaagttattaatatgatgtaaaaagtaacaatgttggggttgattttgagaagaattttttaggtttttgagtTAGGTCCGGTCCGGCCCTTTTCCAAACACAGCCATAAAGATTCAAGCATGTCTTTTTCACTCAAGGAAAACAGAAATTTCAGTCATTGAATTAATCAGAAAACATGAAAAGATCTTTTAGTTTTGGCAGGTGGATTGTCAAAGGATTAAATATACAGTCCTGCCTACTTCATCAAAAGAAGGGTACAGACCTGGTTAAATCCAGATTTAAAAGCTTCCACCTGTCTGGAAATTCCAGCATTTATAGTTGCATCAACAATGAGCGAAAGATATTCCTCCAAGTTTCTCATATTAACCTAGTAAAACAACAGGGATAATATCAGTTAAGCTCGTACCTCGTCAATTGAAAGATcacgaaaaaataaaagcaatcaTATTGAGGTGTGCATTATTACCATTTCATGATCAGGCCCAGAAGCAAGTACATAATCAGGATACCCAGGAAGAGTAAAATCAAGGCAAAGATCCTCAATTCTGGTATCCCGAAAGCATAAGTCGAATTCAGGTGGtgaattttcttcattaataGTTTCCAGAAACATTTTTCTATTAACAAGAGCCTGAAACTCTAGCAATGTCCTACCGAGCTCAGGATCAAATGACTGGATGTCATACAAAGTAAGTTCctagaaaaaattgaaacaaataataaataaataattagaccAAAGCTTGAATAATAACTATCATGCTAATTAACATGACAAGCCTACATACAGTTTCATTAATAGTACTTAGAATTAGAAGGTACCTGGCCAAGGATAATTTTGTAGAAGGCTTCGGAGAAATGCAGATCCAAGACCCTTCCATCTTGAAGAGACTTTGCAACTACTTGGCCCAAAAGGACAAACTTTTTGATTACTTCGTAAAATTTTTCATTGGATGCATTCAACGTAGATGGCCATGGGCATGGGAAAAGTCCAAAAGGTGACACAAGAATTCCCATATCCTCAACCTGCAAACTTGTCCTGGAGGCAAATGCCTCCTCCCTCCACATTCCTAGGCCAGACTTCTGGAACTCATGACTAACCAGGGTATAAAATTCCAATGTCGGACCAAGACCAGTACCAACTTCTTCACTGTATTCAATTTCAATAGGCACTTTATGACGGGCATGCATGTCCATCATTTGTGCAGCAGAGGCCAGAATCTGGTTGCGGAAAACTAAAAATTTCTTACGCGGCGAGCTGCCAGAGCTGGGTCGCCTGTCACTTGTGGCTCCTGAATTGCTTTGAGACAATTGATGAGATTGAACTTGCAATTGACCAAATGCTGCTAACCGGAAGTACTTGCACCTTGCCtcaaaactaaacaaaaaaggGCACGAAGCCATTAACTGCTTACACCAAGAAGGCATACCACCAGGGGACACAGACAGAGAGTCCCGCATCTGCTGTTCTAGTTTTTCTGTCAACTTACTGCTTACAAACTCATTCTGTGGCACTGAAGGAACTCTCACCTTCAGACTATCCAAGTTATCAATTTTACCTTCAGCAAAAGCACATATTCTTTCACGAGACAGCAGATGAAATGTAATCCTGTGCAAGCGTTCCAAGCTTTTGAGCAGAAATAATATATCATAAGTAGAACTTGACCTCTCCAAGTCAGAAGTGAGTTCACAAGCAAACATGCTAGAGAAAAATGGAGTGTATTGAATATATGCCCCGACTTTATCTGATACACAGAAATTTTGGTCTGACTGAAGACATTCTTGAGAATCACCTTGTATAGGTTCTGCAGCTCTTTTATATGTTAATGTGTAAACTTGACTCCACAATTTTGCACCAGTAATAAATTCATGTTCTCTCATTTGTTTTTGGAGAATCACTTGGTATAGTGTCAATGTCTGATCCAGCTGTTGTCCTTCAAGGTAAAATACCAGTTTTTGTGAAGCACCTTCATCACTACAAGATGCAGGATGCTGCATTTCCATACTGGCATCTGGTTCCAAAGGAAGTTGTATTTCTTGCTCTGTAGATTGCTGTTACACAACACACAAACAGACATTTAAAAACAGTGATGCTACCTTGGTGctaaaggagaagaagaatgaCCCTTAAAATGGAAATTAGCAGGTCAAGCCAGAgacaagaaaaatatgaaataccAATTATTCAGTAGCTTACACAAATTACACCAACAGCATTGCCAGCCCCAAGTCAGATGATGAAAAGTTTTGTTCAGTGCAGAAAAAGCATATAACAACAAATCCATAATCATAATTCCAAAGAGGAAAGTCATAGTTATATAGCCAACACCGTTTAGTATAAAGACAAGGCAAATGTCAGCCGCATAAAAACAAACCGATGATGAAGGAGAATCAACTAAGATCAACTAAAAGTATAAGTTTCATGCAAAAAAGTTCTGCCAGGTTTAGTCTATCTTACATTGACTGCTTGTTCAGGACCAGGCTGAGACAAGTTCGCATTATCCTCCTGCAGAGAAGTATaactcaataataaataaataattaaagattCATAAACTCCAAGTAAATCAGGAAATTCCCTAACCCTTTGAAGAAAGAACCAAATAAAACAAATCAGAAGCTTTCTTGTCTCTAGAAGAGTCAAGTTAGCTTAAGCCAATTCATAAACCATAAGAAAAATAACCTGCATATTAGGCAAATCTGTAGATATACTGTCAGGATCCATGGCATCTGGACTTTCTCCTGGACTAGTTCTTGCATTTGATGGTAAGTCAAGTGGTAAACTCTCTGTTTGGCCCTTAGAGCAACTGGGTGGATTAATGTTctcatttcttttaatattaaCTTTAGGCCACAGAAATCCTTCAATGGCATCTAAAGAGGAAAAAGGGTCAACAGTCTGAACATCTTCAGAA
Above is a genomic segment from Corylus avellana chromosome ca9, CavTom2PMs-1.0 containing:
- the LOC132192352 gene encoding psbP domain-containing protein 6, chloroplastic, with the translated sequence MAAASAVVKPYSYPICSTSNSPLKSTAPPFPHKHNQLSLRREIILKGLSLLPLLELKQPRPSSAAKEIEVGSFLPPSPSDPSFVFFKASPKDTPALRAGNVQPYQFIIPPTWKQTRVANILSGNYCQPKCAEPWVEVKFEDEKQGKIQVVASPLIRLTNKPNASIEEIGSPEKLIASLGPFVTGNTYDPDELLETQVEKLGDQTYYKYVLETPFALTGSHNLAKATAKGNTVVLFVVSANDKQWPTSEKTLKAMLDSFQV